The Mustela nigripes isolate SB6536 chromosome 4, MUSNIG.SB6536, whole genome shotgun sequence genome includes a window with the following:
- the LSM8 gene encoding LSM8 homolog, U6 small nuclear RNA associated, whose product MTSALENYINRTVAVITSDGRMIVGTLKGFDQTINLILDESHERVFSSSQGVEQVVLGLYIVRGDNVAVIGEIDEETDSALDLGNIRAEPLNSVAH is encoded by the exons ATGACGTCCGCCTTGGAGAACTACATCAACC GAACTGTTGCAGTTATAACTTCTGATGGAAGAATGATTGTG GGAACACTGAAAGGGTTTGACCAGACCATTAATTTGATTTTGGATGAAAGCCATGAACGAGTGTTCAGCTCTTCACAGGGAGTAGAACAAGTGGTGCTGGGGTTATACATCGTAAGAGGTGACAATGT TGCAGTCATTGGAGAAATTGATGAAGAGACAGATTCTGCACTTGACTTGGGGAATATTCGAGCAGAACCTCTAAACTCTGTAGCACACTGA